A stretch of the Poseidonibacter antarcticus genome encodes the following:
- the ovoA gene encoding 5-histidylcysteine sulfoxide synthase, producing the protein MDYIKNSINLNTGTIEEKRKEIKEYFLQTYALDEKLFDLLKDEKCIYKQPNRLRHPLIFYFGHTATFFVNKLNLANILPNRVNKDFEAIFAIGVDEMSWDDLESKHYAWPSIKEAKEYREEVKQTVCELIDTIEFTMPINWESPMWVILMGIEHENIHIETSSVLLRELDNKRLIDEEIFEYVNEQSDTYPQNELLDVKAGEVVIQKNRENPIFYGWDNEFSFHKSYIKDFKASKYLVSNGEFLEFVKDGGYNEPELFSKEGKEWLDFSQAKHPVFWSKENGEYFLREISRIIPLPLNYPVDINVYEAEAFCKYKSAKLGYEVRLPSEDEYYRLYDYVNAGEKDANIGLKQFNQSPVDKYKFGIDDKEFYDVVGNVWQWSITPMYPFDDFKVHPIYDDFTTPTFDDRHALMKGGSFISLGNEILREARYAFRKHFFQHAGFRYVKSDNEYRTKLNDNVYETDDSIAQYCEFHYGEENFGVKNFCVNSVELLKPYLKDIKTNKALDLGCSVGRSTFELAKTFDEVTGIDFSANFINVGVKLKEYDTLTFRIKNEGDISTEKIVSLEDFGLEETQKNVSFMQGDACNLKDIYTGYDLIFCSNLIDRLYYPKKFLEDVPSRINDNGLLVLLSPYTWLEEYTPKENWLGGYIKDNKEVSTLDTLKSELKDFELLETIDVPFVIKETNRKYQHSISQMSIWKKKA; encoded by the coding sequence ATGGATTACATAAAAAACAGTATAAATTTAAACACAGGTACAATAGAAGAAAAAAGAAAAGAAATAAAAGAATATTTTTTACAAACGTATGCATTAGATGAGAAATTATTTGATTTATTAAAAGATGAAAAATGCATATATAAACAACCAAATAGATTAAGACATCCTTTAATTTTTTATTTTGGTCATACAGCAACTTTTTTTGTTAATAAATTAAATCTTGCAAATATTTTACCAAATAGAGTAAATAAAGATTTTGAAGCAATTTTTGCAATAGGTGTAGATGAAATGTCTTGGGATGATTTAGAATCAAAACATTACGCATGGCCTAGTATAAAAGAGGCAAAAGAGTATAGAGAAGAAGTAAAACAAACAGTATGTGAATTAATCGATACAATAGAGTTTACAATGCCAATTAACTGGGAAAGTCCTATGTGGGTTATCTTAATGGGAATTGAGCATGAGAATATTCATATAGAAACATCATCAGTACTTTTACGAGAACTTGATAATAAAAGATTAATAGATGAAGAGATTTTTGAATACGTAAATGAACAAAGTGATACTTATCCACAAAACGAATTACTTGATGTAAAAGCAGGTGAGGTTGTAATACAAAAAAATAGAGAAAATCCTATTTTTTACGGTTGGGATAATGAATTTTCATTTCATAAATCATATATAAAAGATTTTAAAGCTTCTAAATATTTAGTATCAAATGGAGAGTTTTTAGAATTTGTAAAAGATGGTGGATATAATGAACCTGAATTATTCTCAAAAGAGGGAAAAGAATGGTTAGATTTTTCACAAGCAAAACATCCAGTTTTTTGGAGTAAAGAAAATGGAGAATATTTTTTACGAGAAATTAGTAGAATCATACCTTTACCATTAAACTACCCTGTTGATATAAATGTATATGAAGCAGAGGCTTTTTGTAAATATAAAAGTGCAAAATTAGGATATGAAGTAAGACTTCCTAGTGAGGATGAATATTATAGATTATATGATTATGTAAATGCAGGAGAAAAAGACGCAAATATTGGATTAAAACAATTTAATCAATCACCAGTTGATAAATACAAGTTTGGAATTGATGATAAAGAGTTTTATGATGTTGTAGGAAATGTATGGCAATGGAGTATTACTCCTATGTATCCATTTGATGATTTTAAAGTTCATCCTATTTATGATGACTTTACAACTCCAACATTTGATGACAGACACGCACTTATGAAAGGTGGATCTTTTATTTCTTTAGGAAATGAGATCTTAAGAGAAGCTAGATATGCTTTTAGAAAGCATTTCTTCCAACACGCAGGATTTAGATACGTGAAATCAGATAACGAATATAGAACAAAATTAAATGACAATGTTTATGAAACAGATGACTCAATAGCACAATATTGCGAATTCCACTATGGTGAAGAAAACTTTGGAGTTAAAAACTTCTGTGTTAACTCAGTTGAGTTATTAAAACCATATTTAAAAGATATTAAAACAAATAAAGCACTAGACTTAGGTTGTTCAGTAGGACGAAGTACTTTTGAATTAGCAAAAACTTTTGATGAGGTAACTGGAATTGATTTTTCAGCAAACTTTATAAATGTTGGAGTAAAACTTAAAGAGTATGATACTTTGACTTTTAGAATAAAAAATGAAGGTGATATTTCTACTGAAAAAATAGTGTCTTTAGAAGATTTTGGATTAGAAGAAACTCAAAAAAATGTATCTTTTATGCAAGGTGATGCTTGTAATTTAAAAGATATTTATACAGGTTATGATTTAATCTTCTGTTCAAATTTAATAGATAGATTATATTATCCTAAAAAGTTTTTAGAAGATGTTCCTTCAAGAATAAATGACAATGGATTATTAGTACTTTTAAGTCCATACACGTGGTTAGAAGAGTATACACCAAAAGAAAACTGGTTAGGTGGATATATCAAAGATAATAAAGAAGTTTCTACATTAGATACTTTAAAATCAGAATTAAAAGATTTTGAACTATTAGAAACTATAGATGTTCCTTTTGTAATAAAAGAAACAAATAGAAAATACCAACATTCAATCTCACAAATGTCAATTTGGAAGAAAAAAGCTTAA
- a CDS encoding gamma-glutamylcyclotransferase: protein MYLFGYGSLINLASAQKSFKRDLNQEDLIPVIVKGFEKVWNSIEHIQFDGVDVNGVFLNLERNPNSSTNGVIIKITNEELELLKLREKNYTCIIIKAANANIPLDEDIIAFMTTNKEKIAKKGDENTFIPAKYIDILTNAFPSYSQDFVFEYSKCLENYPFALKQGIYTFSDPIQNKFAKQGVGENESK from the coding sequence ATGTATCTTTTTGGTTATGGTTCTTTAATAAATCTAGCAAGCGCACAAAAATCTTTTAAAAGAGATTTAAATCAAGAAGATTTAATTCCTGTTATAGTTAAAGGTTTTGAAAAAGTTTGGAATTCAATTGAACATATTCAATTTGATGGGGTTGATGTAAATGGTGTTTTCTTAAACTTAGAAAGAAATCCGAACTCTTCTACAAATGGGGTGATAATTAAGATTACAAATGAAGAATTAGAATTATTAAAGCTTAGAGAAAAAAACTATACTTGTATAATAATAAAAGCAGCAAATGCAAATATTCCTTTAGATGAGGATATTATTGCTTTTATGACTACAAATAAAGAGAAAATTGCAAAAAAAGGTGATGAAAACACTTTTATACCAGCAAAATATATTGATATTTTAACAAATGCTTTTCCTTCTTATTCTCAAGATTTTGTTTTTGAGTATTCAAAATGCTTAGAAAATTATCCTTTTGCTCTAAAACAAGGTATCTATACCTTTAGTGATCCTATTCAAAATAAGTTTGCAAAACAAGGAGTAGGAGAGAATGAGTCAAAATAG
- the rraA gene encoding ribonuclease E activity regulator RraA: MEFFTADLCDEFSDKTEVLGPDFKSYGGNVKFSGSVITVKLDKNNKDLAALLRDKKGEGKIVVVDVDKQYYAVVGDNLMKFASDNKYAGIIVNGYVRDTINTKNFNVGLMAIGTCPKKYIPVQDGQINIPLSIDDVEICEGDYIYADCDGIVITKEKLI, encoded by the coding sequence ATGGAATTTTTTACAGCAGATTTATGTGATGAGTTTAGTGATAAAACAGAAGTTTTAGGACCTGATTTTAAGTCATATGGAGGAAATGTAAAATTTAGTGGTTCTGTAATTACAGTTAAATTAGATAAAAACAATAAAGATTTAGCAGCACTTTTAAGAGATAAAAAAGGTGAAGGAAAAATAGTAGTTGTAGATGTAGATAAACAATATTACGCAGTTGTTGGTGATAATTTAATGAAGTTTGCAAGTGATAATAAATATGCAGGAATTATTGTAAATGGCTATGTAAGAGATACAATCAATACAAAAAATTTTAATGTTGGATTAATGGCAATTGGTACTTGTCCTAAAAAATATATTCCTGTGCAAGATGGACAAATTAACATTCCTTTATCTATTGATGATGTAGAAATATGTGAAGGTGATTATATTTATGCTGATTGTGATGGAATTGTAATTACAAAAGAAAAGTTGATTTAG
- a CDS encoding methyl-accepting chemotaxis protein: protein MDINSIKSKLLILLFLSISLSFFILGFYNTKNAYDSEHNLIEQKELNLSQETSKYINSYLESKINIIEAVAEEIPTTNLNINNKQIVQKLLLAKKAGKFVDSYIGFEKNGDLLLSDGSYLNIQKDNFDSRIRPWYKKAILLGKSGASKPYIDVSTKKLVVTVFTPLEKNGKFIGVVGSDIFLDTVVNTILDVKIGNTGFAFLVDEKGTILIHKNKKLLNKKSDLYNHIKTDKNSDFGEAQENNIAKLLAYSKIPMTNWSLVIQLDKETIFEDINAELIKEVILYIILLALILLILFFSLLKILAPLKTLENGLYSFFSYLKGDQKEVSKLNITTNDEFGKMSTVINKEIELVSKNFNNDKELIDNVKKVVNRIKEGKLDCYVEKETSNTSLNELKNILNEMIETIGKDVDKDINSILVSLEQYSELNFVEDIKNPSGKIANGLNNLSNIINKMLAENKSNGLSLEESSKVLLQNVDILHKSSTATAVSLEETAASVEEITGTITNNTNRISQMAKHSQDLSTSISKGQDLANLTVISMDEINEQTQAIADAITVIDQIAFQTNILSLNAAVEAATAGEAGKGFAVVAAEVRNLASRSSEAAKEIKNLVEHATNKTNSGKKIADDMILGYTTLNENLIKTTEVIQYISDASKEQKMSIEQINDVITKLDQQTQKNASVATQTQQIAINTSSIAKKILDNVNEKKFRIN, encoded by the coding sequence ATGGATATAAATAGTATAAAATCAAAACTGCTGATACTTCTTTTTCTCAGTATTTCACTTTCTTTTTTTATTTTAGGTTTTTACAATACAAAAAATGCCTATGATTCAGAACATAATTTAATTGAACAAAAAGAACTTAATTTATCACAAGAAACATCAAAATATATTAATAGTTATTTAGAATCAAAGATTAATATCATTGAAGCTGTTGCAGAAGAAATTCCTACAACAAATCTAAATATAAATAATAAACAAATAGTTCAGAAACTTTTACTTGCAAAAAAAGCAGGGAAATTTGTTGATTCATATATTGGATTTGAAAAAAATGGAGATTTACTACTTTCTGATGGGTCGTATTTAAATATTCAAAAAGATAACTTTGATTCAAGAATTAGACCTTGGTATAAAAAAGCCATTTTACTTGGAAAATCTGGAGCATCAAAACCATATATTGATGTTTCAACTAAGAAACTTGTTGTAACTGTGTTTACACCATTAGAAAAAAATGGAAAGTTCATTGGAGTAGTAGGATCTGATATTTTTCTAGATACAGTTGTTAATACAATTTTAGATGTAAAAATTGGAAATACAGGTTTTGCATTTTTAGTTGATGAAAAAGGAACAATTCTAATTCATAAAAATAAAAAACTTTTAAATAAAAAAAGTGATTTATACAATCATATTAAAACAGATAAGAACAGTGATTTTGGTGAAGCACAAGAAAATAATATAGCAAAACTTTTAGCCTATAGTAAAATTCCTATGACTAACTGGTCTTTAGTTATACAGCTTGATAAAGAAACTATTTTTGAAGATATTAATGCTGAACTAATAAAAGAAGTAATTTTATATATAATTTTACTTGCGTTAATTCTTTTAATATTATTTTTCTCTTTATTAAAAATTTTAGCTCCTTTGAAAACTTTAGAAAATGGTCTTTATTCATTCTTTAGTTATTTAAAAGGTGATCAAAAAGAAGTTTCTAAACTTAATATTACAACAAATGATGAATTTGGAAAGATGTCAACTGTAATTAATAAAGAGATTGAATTAGTTAGTAAAAATTTTAATAACGATAAAGAACTAATTGATAATGTAAAAAAAGTTGTTAATAGAATTAAAGAAGGGAAACTTGATTGTTATGTTGAAAAAGAAACTTCTAATACATCATTAAATGAATTAAAGAATATCTTAAATGAAATGATTGAAACAATTGGGAAAGATGTTGATAAAGATATCAATTCAATCTTGGTATCACTTGAACAATATTCAGAATTAAACTTTGTGGAAGATATTAAAAATCCTAGTGGGAAGATAGCTAATGGTTTAAATAACTTGTCTAACATCATTAATAAGATGTTAGCTGAAAATAAATCAAATGGTTTATCACTTGAAGAAAGTTCAAAAGTATTACTTCAAAATGTAGATATTTTACATAAATCTTCTACTGCTACTGCAGTTTCATTAGAAGAAACAGCAGCTTCAGTTGAAGAAATAACAGGTACTATTACGAATAATACAAATAGAATATCTCAGATGGCTAAACATTCACAAGATTTATCTACATCAATTAGTAAAGGACAAGACCTAGCTAATCTAACTGTTATTTCAATGGATGAAATAAATGAACAAACTCAAGCTATTGCTGATGCAATCACAGTAATTGACCAAATTGCATTCCAAACAAATATTCTTTCACTAAATGCAGCAGTAGAAGCTGCAACAGCTGGTGAAGCTGGCAAAGGTTTTGCAGTAGTTGCAGCTGAAGTACGAAATCTTGCATCAAGAAGTTCTGAAGCAGCTAAAGAAATAAAGAATTTAGTTGAGCATGCAACGAATAAGACAAATTCTGGCAAAAAAATTGCTGATGATATGATTTTAGGATATACAACACTAAATGAAAATCTTATAAAAACAACAGAAGTTATTCAATATATTTCAGATGCTTCAAAAGAGCAAAAAATGAGTATTGAACAAATTAATGATGTAATAACTAAACTCGATCAACAAACACAAAAAAATGCTTCTGTTGCAACACAAACTCAACAAATTGCAATAAATACTTCAAGTATTGCAAAAAAAATATTAGATAATGTAAATGAAAAGAAGTTTAGAATTAATTAA
- the glmS gene encoding methylaspartate mutase subunit S yields MKVVTGVVGNDIHVVANRLIDISLQARGFEVFNLGVNTYLEEFIDAVIETNADVLLISSLNGEAEGWCRELKILKSKYKNLDGVVFMLGGNLSVGEGNEAEIVPKFKNYGFDLVFHQVDLNTGLDNLEKYLKEKR; encoded by the coding sequence ATGAAAGTAGTTACAGGAGTTGTAGGTAACGATATACATGTAGTTGCAAATAGACTTATAGATATATCATTACAAGCACGTGGATTTGAAGTATTTAACTTAGGTGTTAATACTTATTTAGAAGAGTTCATAGATGCAGTAATCGAAACAAATGCAGATGTTTTATTAATCTCTTCACTAAATGGTGAAGCTGAGGGTTGGTGTAGAGAACTTAAAATCTTAAAATCAAAATATAAAAACCTTGATGGTGTTGTATTTATGTTAGGTGGAAACCTAAGTGTTGGTGAAGGAAATGAAGCAGAAATCGTTCCTAAATTCAAAAATTATGGTTTTGACTTAGTATTTCACCAAGTTGATTTAAATACAGGACTTGATAATCTAGAAAAA